One Leptospira saintgironsiae genomic region harbors:
- a CDS encoding DUF2087 domain-containing protein, which translates to MERINLSHILNTIKGPYLEIVSKYEKIPKYLIDNLNSFFSICVAAEIERLLGEECDPIIDWQKFVVISDEKSLKVDRSMILKSISIIFTKKGPGIHFISDSEKNFSDQDYSLFLACTHSKDIYLNSQNLELLKAYFPIKKLFLGFENRIVWPRQIKLKNLLLKFLSIGLSGDRHYSEKEINDYLSFFHKDFALLRRYMIELKYLYRLPDGSKYSRHYV; encoded by the coding sequence TTGGAACGAATTAATCTATCTCATATATTAAACACGATTAAAGGTCCATATTTAGAAATAGTCTCCAAATATGAAAAGATTCCGAAATACCTTATTGATAACCTTAACAGTTTCTTTTCAATCTGTGTAGCTGCAGAAATTGAACGTTTATTAGGAGAGGAATGTGATCCTATTATTGATTGGCAAAAGTTCGTAGTAATTTCCGATGAAAAATCGTTGAAGGTTGATAGATCGATGATTCTGAAATCTATATCCATCATTTTTACTAAGAAAGGACCAGGCATTCATTTCATCTCAGATAGTGAGAAGAATTTTAGTGATCAAGACTATAGCTTATTTCTGGCTTGTACTCATTCCAAAGATATTTATTTAAATTCTCAGAATTTAGAATTGCTTAAGGCTTATTTTCCAATTAAGAAGCTATTTTTGGGATTTGAAAATCGTATTGTATGGCCTAGACAAATTAAACTTAAAAATTTGCTTTTAAAGTTTCTTTCTATAGGTTTATCTGGCGACCGTCATTATAGTGAGAAGGAGATTAATGATTATCTTTCTTTTTTCCATAAGGACTTTGCTTTGTTAAGAAGATATATGATTGAATTGAAATACTTATATCGTTTGCCAGACGGTAGTAAGTATTCTCGCCACTACGTCTAA
- a CDS encoding TraY domain-containing protein yields the protein MARVCSCKRSDRSKCGEARARVALAISKRSGSTDS from the coding sequence ATGGCGCGAGTTTGCTCATGCAAACGAAGTGACAGAAGCAAATGTGGCGAAGCCCGAGCGAGAGTCGCGTTAGCGATCTCGAAGCGGAGCGGAAGCACCGATAGTTAG
- a CDS encoding GTP pyrophosphokinase translates to MKDEILNEFDRNRNIYDKCSTTIKQLLTHLISEKKVKVLDITSRVKSKESLSEKIDLKQKYQNIKDITDICGFRIVTYLEKDVDAVADIIKNEFLLDMKNSKLEKTSSNPEVFGYKSLHFICQISDSRASLSEYKTFKDQKFEIQLRSILQHSWAEIEHDLGYKLTYTIPKHLRRRFSRVSSLLEWADEEFNFLENEIKQYRESIEEIANDYNSEIDREIMTYYISKDRDYIELNESIRQLIGAEFVRGGSGIPEVIDTEIYWLREFEILSLPNLKECLRKNKDKILEFAEKWISKTDMSPPSLWPTVGLFYINYILLMNSGYDIEKYFNKRSLNVIGIDGEIAIQRYMRIKEELS, encoded by the coding sequence ATGAAAGATGAAATCCTAAATGAATTCGATAGAAATAGGAACATTTATGATAAATGCTCTACTACAATTAAACAATTACTGACGCATTTGATTTCTGAAAAGAAAGTAAAAGTTCTTGATATAACTAGTAGAGTAAAATCGAAAGAAAGCTTGTCTGAAAAAATAGATCTAAAACAAAAATATCAAAACATCAAAGATATAACAGATATATGCGGATTTCGTATAGTTACATATTTAGAGAAGGATGTTGATGCCGTTGCCGATATCATCAAAAACGAATTTTTACTAGATATGAAAAATTCGAAGTTAGAGAAGACAAGTAGCAATCCCGAAGTTTTTGGCTATAAATCATTGCATTTTATTTGTCAAATTTCTGATTCTCGAGCAAGTCTATCAGAGTATAAAACATTCAAGGATCAGAAATTTGAAATACAATTGCGATCAATTTTGCAACATTCATGGGCCGAAATTGAGCATGATTTAGGATATAAACTTACATATACAATTCCCAAACATCTCCGCCGTAGGTTTTCAAGAGTTTCAAGCTTGCTTGAATGGGCCGATGAAGAATTCAATTTCTTAGAAAATGAAATAAAACAATATCGAGAATCGATAGAAGAGATAGCAAATGACTATAATAGTGAAATTGATAGAGAAATAATGACATACTATATATCAAAAGATAGAGACTACATAGAATTGAATGAATCTATTAGGCAACTTATCGGTGCTGAGTTTGTTAGGGGAGGGTCTGGTATACCTGAGGTAATAGATACTGAAATATATTGGTTGCGTGAATTTGAAATTTTATCACTTCCAAATTTGAAAGAATGCTTACGAAAGAATAAAGACAAAATATTAGAATTCGCAGAAAAATGGATTAGTAAAACTGATATGTCGCCACCGTCATTATGGCCTACCGTCGGATTATTTTATATTAATTATATATTGTTGATGAATAGCGGATATGACATTGAAAAATATTTTAATAAAAGATCGTTGAATGTCATAGGAATTGATGGAGAAATTGCAATTCAGAGATATATGCGAATTAAGGAAGAACTTTCTTAA